Proteins encoded by one window of Xylella fastidiosa:
- a CDS encoding DUF2800 domain-containing protein gives MSQHAMLSPSSAHRWLHCPASVPLTRTCKDDSSPFADEGTVAHTVAADALRTGSDASAYVGACHEVNGHRWEVTAEMAAYVQEYVDYVRAIAGVRLVEQPLRIASITGEQDAKGTADVVILAGDELTIVDLKYGRGVKVFAEGNEQLQLYALAALSEFGGVEAFQHVRLVIVQPRLGHADEWVRTLPQMEDFRRKVAQGAARCRAAMWHYNNVGELPSEYFGPAETPCRFCKAKASCPALATHVLNTVADDFVDLTKPIVPQLSYAQLRTFDNTTLACLFGATELIESWCKSIRDRAAAELLSGQPVPGYKVVQGRQGPRRWADMTAAEAMLKQLRIKFKDMYDVSLISPTRAEKLHQVGVIGDRQWPKLQPLIHRSTGAPIVVPTSDKRPALALQDATDFQDLSDMPIPPLPDTAPSLQSQETP, from the coding sequence TTGCACTGTCCGGCAAGCGTTCCGTTAACGCGCACCTGCAAAGACGACTCCAGCCCATTTGCCGATGAAGGCACCGTGGCCCATACGGTGGCTGCCGACGCATTACGCACCGGCTCCGATGCCAGCGCGTACGTGGGGGCATGCCATGAGGTCAACGGCCACCGCTGGGAAGTCACCGCAGAGATGGCGGCGTACGTGCAGGAGTATGTGGACTATGTACGCGCCATTGCGGGGGTGCGCCTGGTCGAGCAGCCCCTACGCATTGCCTCCATCACTGGGGAGCAAGACGCTAAAGGCACCGCTGATGTGGTGATTTTAGCGGGGGATGAGCTAACCATCGTTGATCTCAAATACGGCAGAGGCGTCAAAGTCTTCGCCGAAGGCAATGAGCAATTGCAGCTGTATGCGCTGGCAGCGCTGAGTGAATTTGGAGGGGTGGAAGCCTTTCAGCACGTGCGGCTAGTGATCGTGCAACCACGGCTTGGGCATGCCGATGAGTGGGTGCGCACCCTCCCCCAGATGGAGGATTTTAGGCGGAAAGTTGCGCAAGGCGCAGCGCGGTGTAGGGCTGCGATGTGGCACTACAACAACGTAGGCGAATTGCCTTCAGAGTATTTCGGCCCCGCAGAAACGCCCTGCCGGTTTTGCAAGGCCAAAGCGAGCTGCCCTGCGTTGGCCACGCATGTACTGAACACGGTGGCAGATGATTTTGTCGACCTCACAAAGCCCATTGTCCCGCAGCTCAGCTACGCGCAGCTGCGCACGTTTGACAACACCACACTGGCCTGCCTGTTTGGCGCAACAGAGTTAATCGAATCCTGGTGCAAATCTATTCGCGACAGGGCAGCAGCGGAGTTGCTTTCAGGTCAGCCCGTGCCTGGATACAAGGTGGTTCAAGGCCGACAGGGGCCGCGCCGTTGGGCGGACATGACCGCCGCTGAAGCCATGCTCAAACAGCTGCGCATCAAATTCAAAGACATGTACGACGTGTCTCTCATCAGCCCCACGCGTGCCGAGAAACTCCACCAGGTCGGAGTCATTGGTGATCGCCAGTGGCCAAAGCTCCAACCGCTCATTCATAGGTCAACAGGGGCGCCCATTGTTGTTCCCACATCGGATAAACGCCCCGCGCTCGCCCTTCAGGACGCGACGGATTTCCAGGACTTGAGCGATATGCCCATCCCCCCACTCCCAGACACAGCACCCTCACTTCAATCTCAGGAGACACCGTAA
- a CDS encoding DUF2815 family protein — protein MKLTLKNVRLAFPVLFEPKKVNGEGEAAFSACFLIDPADPQVKALNQAIDKMANDKWGAKAAAQLKQMRMGDRVALHDGDLKASYDGFAGHLYVSARNKARPLVIDRDRTPLAAQDGRPYAGCYVNANIELWAQDNNYGKRINASLGGVQFLRDGEAFAGGGVASVEDFEDLSNVAELEDVEGAMPWG, from the coding sequence ATGAAACTCACCCTAAAAAACGTGCGCTTAGCCTTCCCCGTGTTGTTTGAACCCAAGAAAGTCAATGGCGAAGGCGAGGCCGCCTTCTCGGCCTGCTTCCTCATCGACCCTGCTGACCCGCAAGTCAAAGCCCTTAACCAGGCCATTGACAAGATGGCCAATGACAAATGGGGCGCTAAGGCGGCGGCCCAGCTTAAACAGATGCGTATGGGCGACAGAGTCGCCTTGCATGATGGCGACCTGAAAGCCAGCTATGACGGGTTTGCAGGGCACCTATACGTCTCTGCGCGTAACAAGGCACGGCCACTGGTGATCGACCGTGACAGGACCCCGCTCGCCGCGCAGGACGGCAGGCCGTATGCCGGATGCTACGTCAACGCCAACATAGAACTCTGGGCGCAGGACAACAACTACGGCAAGCGGATTAACGCCTCGCTGGGGGGCGTGCAGTTCTTGCGTGATGGTGAGGCGTTCGCTGGAGGCGGTGTGGCCAGCGTGGAGGACTTCGAGGACCTGAGCAACGTCGCCGAGCTGGAGGATGTTGAAGGAGCCATGCCGTGGGGGTGA